The following are from one region of the Coffea eugenioides isolate CCC68of chromosome 2, Ceug_1.0, whole genome shotgun sequence genome:
- the LOC113760811 gene encoding probable protein S-acyltransferase 23, protein MIDLKMASSEIEIVSVSNDQKNACQNPTQVAIVDIFSASAYGDFDKLRNFVENDGVSVSQPDGNGYYALQWAALNNFPDVAQYIIQRGGDVNASDNSGQTALHWAAVRGSIAAADVLLQNGARVEAVDVNGYRAVHVAAQYGQTAFLNHIVAKYYAEFDVPDNDGRSPLHWAAYKGYSDTIRLLLFRDAYQGRQDKGGCTPLHWAALRGYAEACTILLHTGTKEELLVKDKAGFTPVQLAFDKGHRHIGLSLSNVLHAHSKGWQNKIFPWKNGNIGYAPILFSLVVFNIILFMNSVIFASNMTKVTAVVGLWGWTGVSLGVAALVMFVRCSSKDPGYIKTGMDSHFDSEDPLLNIDLNSSSVWTGNWSQLCPTCKIIRPVRSKHCPTCKHCVEQFDHHCPWISNCVGKRNKRDFFIFLCLGMMTSLIGAAVALQRIWTSVFVLQGETWIHHVIFEHPGVVAFLIMDGSILLAAATLLIVQVSQISRNITTNEMANAIRYGYLRGPDGRFRNPYNHGCRKNCSDFVIRGYTDDNEIAWPPLQQVAR, encoded by the exons ATGATTGATCTGAAAATGGCGTCATCCGAGATCGAAATCGTATCCGTCTCCAACGATCAGAAGAACGCTTGCCAAAACCCTACCCAGGTTGCCATTGTTGACATTTTCTCCGCTTCCGCCTACGGCGACTTCGACAAACTTCGAAATTTCGTCGAAAACGACGGCGTTTCTGTCTCCCAACCCGACGGCAACGGCTACTACGCTCTCCAGTGGGCCGCTCTGAATAATTTCCCTGATGTAGCACAATATATCATCCAG CGCGGTGGTGATGTTAATGCTTCGGACAATTCTGGACAAACGGCGTTGCATTGGGCGGCTGTCAGGGGATCAATTGCAGCTGCCGATGTTCTGTTGCAGAACGGGGCGCGAGTCGAGGCTGTTGATGTTAATGGTTATCGG GCAGTTCATGTAGCAGCTCAATATGGACAAACAGCATTCTTAAATCACATTGTTGCAAAGTATTATGCTGAATTTGATGTGCCTGATAATGATGGAAGAAGTCCCCTACATTG GGCTGCTTACAAGGGATATTCTGATACAATCAGATTATTGCTATTTAGAGATGCATACCAAGGGAGGCAGGATAAAGGAG GCTGTACCCCTCTGCATTGGGCTGCATTAAGAGGATATGCAGAAGCATGTACTATTCTCCTACACACAGGCACTAAGGAGGAACTACTAGTGAAGGATAAAGCTGGGTTTACGCCTGTACAGCTTGCATTTGACAAAGGTCATCGACATATTGGTCTTTCCCTC TCTAATGTTCTGCATGCACACAGTAAGGGCTGGCAGAACAAAATTTTCCCTTGGAAGAACGGAAATATTGGTTATGCTCCAATTCTGTTCTCTCTTGTAGTTTTCAACATCATTCTCTTCATGAATTCAGTCATTTTTG CTTCAAATATGACAAAAGTAACTGCTGTAGTTGGACTTTGGGGATGGACTGGTGTTTCTCTGGGAGTGGCAGCACTGGTAATGTTTGTCCGCTGTAGCAG CAAAGATCCAGGTTATATAAAGACTGGGATGGATAGTCATTTTGACTCAGAG GATCCTTTGTTGAACATTGATTTGAACAGTTCCTCAGTTTGGACTGGAAATTGGTCTCAGCTCTGCCCTACCTGCAAG ATAATAAGACCAGTTCGCTCAAAGCACTGTCCAACTTGCAAACACTGTGTGGAACAGTTTGACCATCACTGTCCCTGGATCTCAAATTGTGTGGGGAAG AGGAATAAACGcgactttttcatttttctctgtTTGGGGATGATGACATCATTAATTGGTGCTGCTGTTGCTCTTCAAA GAATTTGGACATCAGTATTTGTGCTACAGGGAGAAACATGGATTCATCACGTTATTTTTGAACACCCTGGGGTTGTCGCATTTCTTATCATGGATGGATCTATTCTTCTTGCTGCTGCAACTCTATTGATAGTTCAAGTTTCACAG ATCTCTAGGAATATTACCACAAATGAAATGGCAAATGCTATACGTTATGGATATCTTCGCGGGCCAGATGGCCGCTTTCGCAACCCGTATAACCACGGGTGCAGGAAGAACTGCTCAGACTTCGTCATACGTGGTTATACGGATGACAATGAGATTGCTTGGCCTCCTTTACAGCAGGTTGCGAGGTAG
- the LOC113760812 gene encoding L-galactose dehydrogenase translates to MAAGSPLQLRPLGNTGLKLSSIGFGASPLGRVFGPVSEEEAIASVCEAFRLGINFFDTSPYYGATLSEKMLGKGLKALGVARDQYIVSTKCGRYQEGFDFSAERVTKSVDESLERLHLDYVDILLCHDIEFGSLDQIVNETIPALLKLKEAGKTRFIGLTGLPLGIFTYVLDRVPPGTIDVILSYCHYSINDSTLEGLLPYLKSKGVGVISASPLSMGLLTESGPPEWHPALPELKVACQSASAYCKEKGKNIPKLAIQFSLSNKDISTILVGMNSVTQVEQNVAAAAELETVGKDEKLLAEIEKILEPVKNQTWPSGIQQL, encoded by the exons ATGGCAGCTGGTTCACCCCTCCAGCTCCGACCTCTTGGCAACACCGGCCTCAAGCTCAGCTCCATCGGCTTTGGCGCCTCCCCACTTGGCCGGGTCTTCGGCCCCGTCTCTGAGGAGGAAGCAATCGCCTCCGTTTGTGAAGCCTTTCGCCTTGGCATCAACTTCTTTGACACCTCCCC GTACTATGGAGCGACCTTGTCGGAAAAGATGTTGGGGAAGGGTTTGAAAGCACTTGGGGTGGCTAGAGATCAGTACATTGTATCTACAAAATGTGGGAGATATCAGGAGGGTTTTGATTTCAGTGCTGAGAGAGTGACCAAAAGTGTCGATGAAAGCCTGGAAAGGTTGCACCTGGATTATGTTGATATATTGCTTTGTCATGATATTGAATTTGGTTCTCTTGATCAG ATTGTAAACGAGACAATTCCTGCCCTTCTGAAACTAAAGGAAGCAGGGAAAACGCGATTTATTGGTTTAACAGGATTGCCATTAGGGATTTTTACTTATGTGCTTGATCGAGTACCACCAGGTACGATTGATGTGATTCTCTCCTATTGTCACTATAGCATTAATGATTCGACATTGGAAGGTCTACTGCCCTACTTAAAGAGCAAGGGTGTTGGGGTGATAAGTGCCTCTCCCCTATCTATGGGGCTTCTTACAGAAAGTGGTCCTCCAGAGTGGCACCCTGCTCTTCCTGAACTGAAG GTTGCATGTCAATCTGCTTCTGCCTACTGTAAGGAGAAGGGAAAGAATATACCTAAATTAGCTATTCAGTTCAGCTTATCAAATAAAGACATCTCTACAATACTGGTTGGAATGAACTCTGTCACACAG GTTGAACAAAATGTAGCGGCTGCAGCAGAGCTTGAAACAGTAGGAAAGGATGAGAAATTACTGGCTGAAATTGAGAAGATTTTGGAGCCCGTGAAGAACCAGACGTGGCCAAGTGGAATTCAGCAGCTTTGA
- the LOC113759229 gene encoding serine/threonine-protein kinase SAPK3-like, protein MAVEDLVEMKFRLADGSDIGPSKFSPSTIVLSLKEKMTSLWPKALPALGLGRLPIQAGGNILVVVLGSPQHCSAGGFNEDEARFFFQQLISGVSYCHSMEICHRDLKLENTLLDGSPTPRLKICDFGYSKSGLLHSQPKSAVGTPAYIAPEVLSRKEYDGKYNAIKCS, encoded by the exons ATGGCTGTGGAAGATTTGGTTGAGATGAAATTCAGGCTTGCTGATGGCAGTGACATTGGACCAAGCAAGTTTAGTCCTTCTACAATCGTGTTATCTCTAAAGGAAAAGATGACTTCTTTATGGCCTAAAG CCTTGCCTGCACTAGGCCTAGGTAGACTGCCCATCCAAGCCGGAGGCAACATACTG GTTGTAGTCCTTGGATCGCCTCAGCATTGTAGTGCTGGTGGATTCAATGAAGATGAG GCTCGCTTTTTCTTCCAGCAGCTAATATCTGGTGTTAGTTACTGTCATTCAATG GAAATCTGTCACAGggacttgaagctggaaaacaCACTTTTGGATGGGAGTCCAACACCACGTCTTAAAATATGTGATTTTGGTTATTCTAAG TCCGGTTTGTTGCACTCACAACCCAAATCGGCAGTTGGAACACCAGCATATATTGCACCTGAGGTCCTGTCAAGGAAGGAATATGATGGCAAG TACAATGCTATTAAATGCTCTTGA
- the LOC113762235 gene encoding transcription factor bHLH18-like yields the protein MEIYNFRSLGELGMDHGFSNHWSMSSLDELSTISSLAAPYHDNLHMHSSQPMFSQKHSMEMSLNDANRPMKQQKTSSWSSSNSDHLSNANFHVVNSSIYSDQVATVKPKEETMSSVTMSFSPDMIVSHGSYDQNQNYVFKASQGAKRVSTNARLTQAQDHIMAERKRREKLSQRFIALSALVPGLKKMDKASVLGDAIKYLKQLQEKVKTLEEEARKNSMERVVYVSKYTLCDDGHEDSSSDENFCDEPLPEVEAKFCNKEVLIRVHCEKRKGIQEKTIAEIEKLPLSVINNSAMTFGGSTLDITVTAKMEEEFAMPIKDLVKHLRSALKKFM from the exons ATGGAAATCTATAACTTCAGAAGTTTAGGAGAATTG GGAATGGACCATGGTTTTAGCAATCACTGGTCCATGAGTTCTCTGGACGAGCTTAGCACAATATCGTCCTTGGCTGCCCCATACCATGATAATCTACACATGCATTCTTCTCAACCCATGTTCAGCCAGAAACACTCCATGGAAATGTCTCTAAATGATGCTAATAGGCCGATGAAGCAGCAAAAGACTAGCAGCTGGAGCTCCTCCAACAGTGATCATTTATCAAATGCCAACTTTCATGTGGTCAATTCATCAATTTACAGTGATCAAGTTGCCACGGTGAAACCTAAGGAGGAAACCATGTCTTCTGTTACTATGAGCTTTTCCCCTGACATGATAGTTTCCCATGGTTCATACGATCAAAACCAAAATTACGTGTTCAAGGCTTCACAAGGAGCTAAAAGGGTTAGCACAAATGCTAGGCTAACTCAAGCTCAAGATCACATCATGGCTGAGAGGAAGCGCCGTGAAAAGCTCAGCCAAAGATTCATAGCTTTATCTGCTCTAGTGCCTGGACTTAAAAAG ATGGACAAGGCTTCTGTTCTGGGAGATGCTATAAAGTACTTGAAACAACTCCAGGAGAAAGTAAAAACCCTTGAGGAGGAAGCAAGAAAGAATTCAATGGAAAGAGTGGTGTATGTTAGTAAGTACACACTTTGTGATGATGGTCATGAGGATTCTTCCTCAGATGAAAACTTTTGTGATGAGCCCCTACCGGAAGTAGAAGCAAAATTTTGCAACAAAGAAGTCCTCATTAGGGTTCActgtgagaaaagaaaaggaattcaGGAGAAAACCATAGCTGAAATTGAGAAACTGCCTCTATCGGTCATCAACAACAGTGCCATGACATTTGGAGGCTCAACTCTTGACATTACCGTTACAGCTAAG ATGGAGGAAGAATTCGCCATGCCAATTAAGGATCTCGTGAAACATTTACGCTCAGCCCTCAAAAAGTTCATGTGA